A region of the Mesoterricola sediminis genome:
TCTTTCCCACCAAGAACCTGTCCGGCTTCGGGGACGGGGGGCTCGTCACCGCCGCCCGGCCCGAGCTGGCGGAGGCCGTCCGCATGCTGCGGGCCCACGGTGCCCGCCGCAAGTACCACAACGAGACCCTGGGGTACAACTCCCGCCTGGACGAACTCCAGGCGGCCCTGCTGCGGGTGCGTCTGCCCCACGTGGAGGCCTGGAACGCCGCCCGGGTCCAGGCCGCGCGGGGGTACGGCGAGCGGCTGGCAGGCCTGCCAGGGGTGCTGGCGCCGGAGGTGGTGGAGGGCCACGTCTTCAACCAGTACACGATCCGCATCCGCGCCGGGAACGGGTGTCCGGGCCGGGACGCGGTCCAGGCGGCCCTCGCCGCCGAGGGGGTGGAAACGATGGTCTACTACCCGGTTCCCTGCCATCGGCTGCCCGTGTACGCCCGGAGCCACGGGAAGACCGCCTGCCCCGCCGCCGAGGCGGCCTGCGGGGAGGTGCTCAGCCTGCCCTTCTGGCCGGGCATCCCCACCGCCGTCCAGGACCGGGTGGCGGAGGCCCTGGGGCGCGCCGTCCGGGGGGGCCGCGCGTGAAGGACGCCTTCCGGGGGTTCCGCCTCAAGGTCCTGCAGGTGGCGGGCGGAACCGCCCTCGCCCAGGGCCTGATCGTCCTGGCGTCCCCGGTCCTCACCCGCCTGTACAGCCCCGGGGACTTCGGGGTGCTGACGGTCTACATGTCCCTGGTGACCGTCCTCGTCAGCCTGGGCTCCCTGCGGTACGAGCAGGCCCTCCCCCTGCCGGAGGCGGAGGCGGAGGCCGCCGGGCTCCTCCTCCTGTGCCTGCTCCTGGTGGGGGCCACGACCCTGGCGGGCGCCCTCGTCATCGGCGGCCTGCGGCACCGGATCCTCGCCTGGATGGACGCGCCGGCCCTCGGTCCCTTCCTGTGGCTGGTTCCCGTGAGCGTGCTGGGGGCGGGGCTCTACCAGGTCTTCACCTGCTGGGCCATCCGCAAGGAACGCTACGACCGCATCGCCCGCACCCGGGTGACCCAATGCCTCACCCAGCTGGCCGTCCAGGTGGGGGGCGGCCTCCTGGGGGGCGGCGCGGCGTGGCTGCTCGTGGGGGACGCCCTGGGCCGCACCAACGGTACCCGCACCCTCGCCGCCCTGGACTGGCGGCGGGACGGGGCCGCCCTGGGCCGGACCCGGTGGGCGGACGTCGCCGGGGCGGCCCGGCGCTTCCGGGCCTTCCCCCTCCTGTCCAGCGGGACGGCCCTGCTCAACACCCTGAACCTCCGGCTGCCGGGCCTCCTTCTGGCCATCGCCTACGGCCCCTGGGACGCGGGCTGCTTCGCCCTGGCGCAGCGGGTGTTCGCCTTGCCCAGCG
Encoded here:
- a CDS encoding DegT/DnrJ/EryC1/StrS family aminotransferase gives rise to the protein MNTATRIPVLDLSCQLDPLLDDLSAAFGRVLRSCHYILGPEVAAFEGEAAAHLGAAHALGCNSGTDALVLALRALGVGPGDEVITTPFTFFATAEAVSAVGAVPVFVDIDPASLNLDPGGVAAAVTARTRALLPVHLFGRPCDMDALGAEADRHGLPVVEDCAQAFGARHRGRAVGTLGVLGCFSFFPTKNLSGFGDGGLVTAARPELAEAVRMLRAHGARRKYHNETLGYNSRLDELQAALLRVRLPHVEAWNAARVQAARGYGERLAGLPGVLAPEVVEGHVFNQYTIRIRAGNGCPGRDAVQAALAAEGVETMVYYPVPCHRLPVYARSHGKTACPAAEAACGEVLSLPFWPGIPTAVQDRVAEALGRAVRGGRA
- a CDS encoding lipopolysaccharide biosynthesis protein, yielding MKDAFRGFRLKVLQVAGGTALAQGLIVLASPVLTRLYSPGDFGVLTVYMSLVTVLVSLGSLRYEQALPLPEAEAEAAGLLLLCLLLVGATTLAGALVIGGLRHRILAWMDAPALGPFLWLVPVSVLGAGLYQVFTCWAIRKERYDRIARTRVTQCLTQLAVQVGGGLLGGGAAWLLVGDALGRTNGTRTLAALDWRRDGAALGRTRWADVAGAARRFRAFPLLSSGTALLNTLNLRLPGLLLAIAYGPWDAGCFALAQRVFALPSAIVGESVAQVFFGESAQVGRSGSLMPLFQGTVRRMFLLGLPLMALSALSGWFLFPVLFGEAWGRAGRFAAALAPMALAQFTGACVSSALVVLERQDLALVRELIRSLLLLGAVAAAWRLRWDASRAVNLFACSGTLSYGLYGWITWYAIRRHDRQGGAVRP